The following are from one region of the Salvia hispanica cultivar TCC Black 2014 chromosome 1, UniMelb_Shisp_WGS_1.0, whole genome shotgun sequence genome:
- the LOC125211908 gene encoding receptor-like protein 7: protein MLPKLLFIFILISSFIFTAHSYNNKCLRHQKTLLLQLSDELSFDSILSTKLVRWNETVECCKWHGVECDASGNVVSLQLDDEAISGGIGDSSSLFRFKYLQKHNLAYNGFNYTHHPIPKGIGNFTYLTHLNLSSSSFGGQVPVEISSLKRLVSLDISNYYSSTPGECLSLEYPNLEMLVGNLTELRELNLDGVNITSSDERQKWSHIVSSHLPNLTTLSFRLCSLSGPLASLKGSIPSTFANLTELIHVDLGNNLLTGSLPSTLFEGLSKLAYLYLRFNSFYGNIPHSLYALPSLLELDLCYNQFSGTFQLDNFQSFPNLTLLDLSGNSLSIDADNVNSISYGDLQLKRLYLASCNLSNFPDFIKDLDVQYLDLSNNSIAGEIPSWIWGTQLIALYLRYNLLTDFQKPYHIPPSLGLLYLDSNQLRAELQLLIPLESELWLLTFANNSLSGSIPTSLCKATAHKPCLSFFL from the exons ATGCTTCCAAAGCTGTTATTCATTTTCATACTAATTTCATCCTTCATTTTCACTGCTCATTCTTATAATAACAAATGTCTTCGCCATCAGAAAACCTTGTTGCTTCAACTCAGCGATGAGTTGAGCTTCGATTCTATTCTTTCAACAAAGCTGGTGCGATGGAATGAAACTGTTGAGTGTTGCAAGTGGCACGGTGTTGAATGTGATGCTTCTGGAAACGTCGTTAGTTTGCAGCTCGATGATGAGGCCATTTCCGGTGGAATTGGGGATTCGTCGAGTCTCTTCAGATTTAAATATCTGCAGAAACATAACCTTGCCTACAATGGTTTCAACTACACTCATCATCCCATTCCAAAAGGTATTGGAAATTTCACTTATTTGACACACTTGAATTTGTCATCTTCTAGTTTTGGTGGACAGGTTCCGGTTGAAATTTCATCGTTGAAGAGACTGGTTAGTCTCGATATCTCCAACTATTATAGTTCGACACCTGGAGAGTGTCTAAGTCTTGAGTATCCAAATTTGGAAATGCTTGTTGGAAATCTAACAGAGCTTAGAGAGCTCAATCTTGATGGTGTCAATATCACTTCTTCAGATGAAAGGCAAAAATGGAGCCACATTGTTTCATCACATTTACCCAACCTCACCACTTTGAGCTTTCGTCTTTGTTCTCTTTCCGGCCCTTTAGCAAG TTTGAAGGGTTCTATACCATCCACCTTTGCTAACCTAACCGAGCTGATTCATGTCGATTTGGGAAATAACTTATTGACAGGCTCACTTCCTTCTACGTTGTTCGAAGGTCTTTCCAAGCTggcttatttatatttgagatttaattCATTCTATGGTAACATTCCCCACTCTCTATATGCTCTTCCTTCATTGTTGGAACTTGATCTTTGTTACAACCAATTTAGTGGCACTTTTCAACTCGACAACTTTCAAAGCTTTCCCAATCTCACATTGCTTGATCTGTCTGGGAATAGCTTATCAATTGATGCAGACAATGTCAATTCGATTTCATATGGAGATCTCCAATTAAAACGGTTATACTTAGCATCATGTAATTTGTCCAATTTTCCTGATTTCATCAAAGATTTGGATGTGCAATATTTGGATCTCTCAAACAATAGCATTGCAGGGGAGATACCTAGTTGGATTTGGGGAACACAACTTATAGCTCTATACCTCAGATATAATCTTCTAACAGATTTTCAAAAGCCTTACCATATTCCTCCTTCTCTTGGACTCCTATACTTGGACTCTAACCAGCTCAGGGCCGAGTTACAGCTGCTCATACCACTTGAATCTGAACTCTGGTTATTGACTTTTGCTAATAATAGTTTAAGTGGATCAATTCCAACATCCCTTTGCAAAGCCACAGCCCACAAACCTTgtttatctttctttctctaa